A DNA window from Ornithobacterium rhinotracheale DSM 15997 contains the following coding sequences:
- a CDS encoding arylsulfatase: MNQHIKKAVLSASFTIPAVLWGQSDKPNIIFILADDLGYGDLACYGQKHVETPNIDKLAKQGMMFTQAYAGAPVCAPSRATIMTGQHTGHTHVRGNKEYWQKSPKIMYGQNEEYSLVGQEPYDANQVILPEVMKKNGYTTGMFGKWAGGYEGSHSVPEKRGVDEFYGYICQFQAHSYYPNFLNRYSQKEGDTQTIRVVMDENVKYPMTGEDYYKRPQYSADMIHHKALEWLDEQNGKKPFYGFFTYTLPHAELMQPNDSLLKKYKKQFFEDKTWGGSDGSRYHATTHTHAQFAAMITRLDSYVGEIMEKLKEKGLDKNTIVVFSSDNGPHEEGGADPEFFGRDGKLRGIKRQCYEGGIRVPFIVKWPGKIKPGTVSDHQIAFYDIMPTFADIAGDKKFPKRYFNKKSQNSSIDGISFLPTLLGDDQKQKAHDHLYWEFHETNQIAVRKGDWKLIVIKGVPHLYNLATDIHEDHNVAAQHPDIVKEMVQIIKKEHSPSDIFKVTLPKFEGA, translated from the coding sequence ATGAATCAACATATAAAAAAAGCTGTACTTTCTGCATCATTTACTATTCCTGCTGTTTTGTGGGGACAGAGTGATAAGCCCAACATTATTTTCATCTTGGCAGATGATTTAGGTTATGGAGATTTGGCTTGCTATGGGCAAAAACATGTCGAAACTCCAAATATTGATAAATTAGCCAAGCAAGGCATGATGTTTACACAGGCTTATGCAGGAGCCCCCGTTTGTGCACCTTCTCGCGCTACCATTATGACAGGGCAACATACAGGGCACACGCATGTGCGTGGCAACAAGGAATACTGGCAAAAAAGTCCTAAAATCATGTACGGACAAAACGAAGAATATAGCCTAGTGGGACAAGAACCTTATGATGCCAATCAAGTGATTTTGCCAGAAGTAATGAAGAAAAATGGCTACACCACAGGCATGTTTGGCAAATGGGCGGGTGGCTACGAAGGCTCTCATTCCGTGCCAGAAAAACGTGGAGTAGATGAGTTTTATGGTTACATTTGTCAGTTTCAGGCACACTCATATTATCCAAATTTCTTGAACCGATATAGCCAAAAAGAAGGCGATACTCAAACCATTCGTGTCGTGATGGACGAAAATGTAAAGTACCCAATGACAGGCGAAGATTACTACAAGCGTCCGCAATATTCTGCCGACATGATTCATCACAAAGCACTTGAGTGGCTAGACGAGCAAAACGGCAAAAAACCATTTTATGGATTCTTCACCTACACTCTACCCCATGCCGAGCTGATGCAGCCCAACGATTCATTATTAAAAAAGTACAAAAAACAATTTTTTGAAGATAAAACTTGGGGCGGTAGCGATGGCAGTAGATACCACGCAACTACGCACACTCATGCACAATTTGCCGCAATGATTACTCGTCTCGATTCCTATGTAGGCGAAATAATGGAAAAACTAAAAGAAAAAGGCTTAGACAAAAACACAATTGTAGTCTTTAGTAGCGACAACGGCCCTCACGAAGAAGGTGGTGCCGACCCTGAATTCTTTGGCAGAGATGGGAAATTAAGAGGAATCAAAAGACAATGCTACGAGGGCGGAATCCGTGTGCCATTCATCGTAAAATGGCCAGGAAAAATAAAACCTGGAACCGTGAGCGATCATCAAATCGCATTTTATGACATTATGCCTACTTTTGCAGACATCGCAGGAGACAAAAAATTCCCAAAAAGATATTTCAATAAAAAATCTCAGAATTCAAGCATCGACGGAATTTCGTTTTTGCCAACGCTTCTGGGCGATGACCAAAAACAAAAAGCACACGACCACTTGTATTGGGAATTTCATGAGACCAATCAAATTGCCGTGCGCAAAGGCGATTGGAAACTTATTGTAATTAAAGGAGTTCCGCATTTGTATAATTTAGCCACCGACATTCACGAAGACCACAATGTCGCCGCTCAGCATCCAGACATTGTAAAAGAAATGGTGCAAATCATCAAAAAAGAACATTCTCCTAGCGATATTTTTAAAGTAACACTTCCTAAATTTGAGGGAGCTTAA
- the gcvT gene encoding glycine cleavage system aminomethyltransferase GcvT, giving the protein MKKTALNAKHIALGAKMVPFAGFEMPVQYSGVNQEHMVVREKVGVFDVSHMGQFRIKGEKALDLVQKITSNDASKLKVNQAQYSCMPNEKGGIVDDLIVYKIADDEYFLVVNAGCLDKDWEWVNKQNEFGCEITNESDDTSLLAVQGPKATEAMQSLTDVNLAEIPFYHFQIGKFAGVDNVIISATGYTGSDGFEIYFPNEYADLMWDKVMEAGKEYGIEPCGLAARDTLRLEKGYCLYGNDISMETSPLEAGLGWITKFTKDFIASDILKKQKEEGVSRKLVAFKMVDRGIPRHDYEIVDAEGNNIGKVTSGTQSPILKEGIGLGYVQKAFSKVGSEIYIQVRNKRLKAEVVKLPFV; this is encoded by the coding sequence ATGAAAAAAACAGCACTCAACGCTAAACACATAGCACTTGGTGCCAAAATGGTACCTTTTGCAGGTTTTGAAATGCCTGTGCAATATTCTGGCGTGAATCAGGAACACATGGTTGTGAGAGAAAAAGTGGGCGTTTTTGATGTGAGCCACATGGGGCAATTTAGAATTAAAGGTGAAAAAGCCCTAGATTTAGTGCAAAAAATCACTTCAAACGATGCCTCAAAATTAAAAGTGAATCAGGCTCAATATTCTTGCATGCCTAATGAAAAAGGCGGAATTGTAGATGATTTAATCGTTTATAAAATCGCTGATGATGAATATTTCTTGGTAGTAAATGCAGGCTGTTTAGACAAAGATTGGGAATGGGTAAATAAACAAAATGAATTTGGTTGCGAAATCACCAACGAAAGTGATGACACTTCGCTTTTGGCTGTGCAAGGTCCCAAAGCGACTGAAGCCATGCAAAGCCTTACGGATGTAAATTTAGCCGAAATCCCGTTTTATCATTTCCAGATTGGAAAATTCGCAGGTGTAGACAATGTAATCATCTCAGCAACAGGCTACACAGGTTCTGACGGGTTTGAAATTTATTTCCCAAATGAATATGCAGACCTTATGTGGGACAAAGTGATGGAAGCGGGCAAAGAATACGGCATTGAGCCTTGTGGATTGGCAGCGCGCGACACACTCCGTTTGGAAAAAGGATATTGCCTATACGGGAACGATATTTCTATGGAAACCTCTCCGCTTGAAGCTGGCTTGGGCTGGATTACTAAATTTACTAAAGATTTCATCGCATCTGATATTCTTAAAAAGCAAAAAGAAGAAGGCGTTTCAAGAAAATTGGTAGCCTTTAAAATGGTAGACCGCGGAATTCCTCGCCACGATTACGAAATCGTGGATGCCGAGGGCAACAACATCGGAAAAGTAACTTCTGGAACGCAATCTCCGATTTTGAAAGAAGGAATCGGATTGGGTTATGTGCAAAAAGCTTTTTCTAAAGTAGGAAGCGAAATCTACATCCAAGTAAGAAACAAAAGACTCAAAGCCGAGGTGGTAAAACTTCCGTTTGTGTAA
- a CDS encoding AEC family transporter: protein MDNFLLIIICIVGAMIMRDTNLLPRNAHLTVNKIIIYLSLPALVLCFIPKIKFSDEHFYALLMPWIAFFISAAFFLTLAKIYKLPRALTGALILLSGLGNTSFLGIPFIQAMFGEHQIKNVLIIDQAGTFVVLSTVGLLICSQCSKESTSFRGIIYRFFTFPPFLAFLVSLGLNFSGIGLPHFLEKSMESLGATVVPLALLSIGLQLKLEKRSMHWSFVGLGLLCKLVLIPLVVYILYIQILGLDSELIKVTVIESAMPPMVTAGIVAASYGIKPRFCGLLVGYGIPASIITLSFWYWILMH, encoded by the coding sequence ATGGATAATTTCTTATTAATTATCATCTGTATCGTAGGTGCCATGATCATGCGCGACACCAATCTTTTGCCCAGAAATGCGCATCTCACCGTAAATAAAATCATTATTTATCTATCTTTACCCGCATTAGTTTTATGCTTTATTCCCAAAATCAAATTCAGTGATGAGCATTTTTATGCACTTTTAATGCCTTGGATCGCATTCTTCATCAGTGCTGCTTTTTTTCTCACTTTAGCCAAAATCTATAAACTACCAAGAGCCCTCACAGGGGCACTCATTCTACTTTCGGGATTAGGAAACACCTCTTTTCTCGGAATTCCATTTATCCAAGCCATGTTTGGCGAGCATCAAATCAAAAATGTTTTAATCATCGACCAAGCGGGAACTTTTGTTGTATTAAGCACAGTAGGCTTACTCATTTGCTCGCAATGTTCCAAAGAATCTACAAGTTTCAGAGGCATCATTTATCGATTTTTCACCTTCCCTCCATTTTTAGCATTTTTAGTTTCATTAGGGCTAAATTTTTCAGGCATAGGTCTCCCCCATTTTTTAGAAAAAAGCATGGAAAGCCTAGGCGCAACAGTAGTTCCGCTGGCACTACTTTCAATTGGGTTGCAACTAAAGCTTGAAAAACGCAGTATGCACTGGAGTTTCGTTGGGCTCGGGCTACTTTGTAAGTTGGTTTTAATCCCACTTGTGGTGTACATTCTTTATATCCAAATTTTGGGACTAGATAGCGAGCTCATCAAAGTCACCGTAATAGAATCCGCTATGCCTCCAATGGTTACTGCAGGAATCGTGGCGGCATCTTACGGGATTAAACCCAGATTTTGTGGTTTGCTCGTGGGGTATGGCATTCCCGCCTCCATCATCACACTTAGTTTTTGGTATTGGATTTTAATGCACTAA
- a CDS encoding BT_3987 domain-containing protein, giving the protein MTNKKLIPLLFGGLLATAGIQSCEEKYDDLIPEEFNTVLLFKDSGETPLTLYDIGENGNYEFTIMKSGYKPESTTNAEIRALSSEELAEYSKVTGKTYLSLPSSLYDLGQTNYSFSSSDTYKIANITLKTDEIKKFLENNGSNGNYVLPIKLEKINANDSVNSKSDLILLQPKVVTPVVSFLENSATLQIADNSAKQNVTLSLPFKSLWDFDATVTVDNSSLPNGYTIIPEGQYTIANAGKGEFKVGANNSLPIEISIKNDGTLLGPAYALPLKIKEASKPGIEGSKNGYVLYAAFNAIPLTVDMLSTNAQEEQEGPISNLIDNNPATFFHTSWSKEKGDGKPHNLQINLKKPIKNMAFRYQNRNHPNGKPTQIKIYVKATENEEWHELKTISEGLPTGASSIYNSEVLKSETPFSFIKFDVLKTNNGRAFFNMAEFNLYGK; this is encoded by the coding sequence ATGACAAATAAAAAATTAATCCCGTTATTGTTCGGTGGCTTATTAGCCACCGCGGGGATTCAATCATGTGAAGAAAAGTATGATGATTTAATTCCAGAAGAATTCAATACAGTTTTGCTTTTCAAAGATTCAGGAGAGACTCCTCTTACACTTTATGATATAGGCGAAAATGGAAATTACGAATTCACAATCATGAAAAGTGGATACAAACCTGAATCTACTACCAATGCTGAAATTCGAGCTTTATCAAGTGAAGAATTAGCTGAATACTCAAAAGTAACTGGTAAAACTTATCTATCACTCCCTAGCTCTTTGTATGATTTAGGACAAACTAATTACAGTTTTAGTTCTAGTGATACCTATAAAATCGCTAATATTACACTGAAAACAGATGAGATCAAGAAGTTTTTAGAAAACAACGGATCTAATGGCAATTATGTTCTTCCTATCAAACTGGAAAAAATAAATGCTAATGACTCTGTAAACTCTAAAAGCGATTTAATTTTACTTCAACCAAAAGTCGTTACACCAGTGGTAAGCTTCTTAGAAAATAGTGCAACATTGCAAATTGCAGATAACTCTGCAAAACAAAATGTAACATTATCATTGCCATTTAAGAGCTTATGGGATTTCGATGCTACCGTTACTGTTGATAATTCAAGCTTACCTAATGGTTACACCATTATTCCTGAAGGGCAATATACTATAGCTAATGCAGGAAAAGGAGAATTCAAAGTAGGAGCAAACAATAGCTTACCTATTGAAATTTCTATTAAAAATGATGGTACACTATTAGGTCCTGCGTATGCCCTACCTTTAAAAATTAAAGAAGCTTCTAAACCAGGAATTGAAGGTTCTAAAAACGGATATGTATTATATGCAGCATTCAATGCTATTCCATTGACAGTTGATATGTTAAGCACTAATGCACAAGAAGAGCAAGAAGGACCTATAAGTAATTTAATTGACAACAACCCAGCTACATTCTTCCATACATCATGGTCTAAAGAAAAAGGAGATGGAAAGCCCCATAATCTTCAAATCAATTTAAAAAAGCCAATTAAAAATATGGCGTTTAGATATCAAAATAGAAATCATCCAAATGGAAAGCCTACTCAAATCAAGATTTATGTGAAGGCTACAGAAAATGAAGAATGGCATGAATTAAAGACAATAAGTGAAGGATTGCCTACTGGAGCTTCAAGTATTTATAACTCTGAAGTTTTAAAGTCAGAAACTCCTTTTTCATTTATCAAATTTGATGTTTTGAAAACAAATAATGGTAGAGCATTTTTTAACATGGCAGAATTTAATTTATACGGAAAATAA
- a CDS encoding RagB/SusD family nutrient uptake outer membrane protein, protein MKINKSIKRYGGIFLIAGLSLTSCNDYLDVIPPEQAQLKDATKDFDATLDFLYTCYGGITNPFQYSGVEASSDEWVLPPLWREGMHTILYGLNVPGQMNDGWRWGSNYYRFIGQCHLFLNNIDQARGLTDEEKKEWKAEANFLIAYYHYQTLILYGPCPIVDHFIPMDADNSEFPGRSHFDYVTNWIVDKLDKAAEDLPASRSDEKWGRATSTMAKALKARLLVYAASPLWNGKFPYPQWKNKNFETPGYGYDLVSLTYDPKKWERAEKACQEALDFALSQGGNKLYDDEELYKKESIPLPFVPNVSENTEEGKKFLKKVMLMRYLVTTRVNEGNKEIIWGYPHQGNMVIGSLPHAILKQSNGNYVNGYSGVSPVLNTSIEYFYTKNGKRPAYDSSFPDRKYWFQSAKIADRNGIITLNVDREPRFYAWFAFDDGDYGSKVNNGNPLKIKLRDPDLQGYNPEKFNRDNNVTGYFSQKYIMPKLTYNKSGGNNNESKPRPLIRLAELYLNLAECKAELGKDQEAINNLNIIRNRAGVPDLTTGDINSDMSLRDWVRNERFIELWGEGHRYYDVRRWMIAPETMGAGKRQGLNAYGIKKPSFEALNTVGPIDQPFVWMNKMYLLPLYTVEVAKNPQLIQSPGY, encoded by the coding sequence ATGAAAATAAATAAATCAATTAAACGCTACGGAGGGATTTTCCTTATTGCAGGATTAAGCCTTACCTCATGTAATGATTACTTAGATGTAATTCCGCCAGAACAAGCACAGCTAAAAGATGCAACAAAAGACTTTGATGCAACACTTGATTTCTTATACACTTGTTATGGAGGCATCACAAACCCTTTTCAATATTCAGGTGTAGAAGCCTCTTCGGATGAATGGGTACTTCCCCCACTATGGAGAGAAGGTATGCATACAATCCTTTACGGATTAAATGTCCCTGGACAAATGAATGATGGATGGAGATGGGGTAGTAACTATTACCGTTTCATAGGGCAATGCCACCTATTCTTAAATAACATTGATCAAGCCAGAGGTTTGACTGATGAGGAGAAAAAAGAATGGAAAGCAGAAGCTAACTTTTTAATTGCTTACTACCATTATCAAACATTAATTCTATACGGCCCATGTCCAATTGTAGATCATTTTATTCCAATGGATGCAGATAATAGCGAGTTTCCTGGTAGATCTCACTTTGATTATGTAACCAATTGGATTGTTGATAAATTAGACAAAGCGGCAGAAGACCTTCCAGCCTCTAGATCTGATGAAAAATGGGGACGAGCAACTTCTACTATGGCAAAAGCCTTAAAAGCCAGATTATTGGTATATGCTGCCTCTCCTCTATGGAATGGAAAATTCCCTTACCCTCAATGGAAAAATAAAAATTTCGAAACTCCAGGCTATGGCTACGATCTTGTAAGTTTAACTTATGATCCTAAAAAATGGGAACGAGCTGAAAAAGCCTGTCAAGAAGCTTTAGATTTTGCCCTATCACAAGGTGGCAACAAGCTATATGATGATGAAGAATTATACAAGAAAGAAAGTATTCCGTTACCATTTGTTCCAAATGTAAGTGAAAATACAGAAGAAGGTAAAAAATTTCTTAAAAAAGTAATGTTGATGAGATACTTGGTTACTACTCGTGTAAACGAAGGTAACAAAGAAATCATTTGGGGATATCCACACCAAGGAAACATGGTTATAGGATCTCTTCCTCACGCAATCCTAAAACAAAGTAATGGTAACTATGTAAATGGATATAGTGGTGTTTCACCTGTATTAAACACTTCCATCGAGTATTTCTATACTAAAAACGGAAAAAGACCAGCATATGATAGCTCTTTCCCTGATAGAAAATACTGGTTCCAGTCAGCTAAAATAGCAGACAGAAATGGTATCATTACTTTGAACGTCGACAGAGAGCCTAGATTCTACGCTTGGTTTGCATTTGATGACGGTGATTATGGTTCAAAAGTAAATAATGGTAATCCACTTAAAATCAAATTAAGAGACCCAGATTTACAAGGTTATAACCCAGAGAAATTTAACAGAGACAACAATGTTACTGGTTATTTTAGTCAAAAATACATAATGCCTAAGCTTACATACAATAAGAGTGGCGGAAATAATAACGAATCTAAACCAAGACCACTTATTCGTTTAGCAGAGCTTTATTTAAACTTGGCAGAATGTAAGGCCGAATTAGGAAAAGATCAAGAGGCTATCAATAACCTAAATATCATTAGAAATCGTGCGGGTGTTCCTGATTTAACTACAGGAGATATCAATTCAGATATGTCACTTAGAGATTGGGTTCGAAACGAAAGATTTATTGAGCTATGGGGAGAAGGTCATCGTTACTACGATGTTCGTAGATGGATGATTGCTCCAGAAACAATGGGTGCTGGAAAAAGACAAGGCTTAAACGCATATGGCATCAAAAAACCTTCTTTTGAAGCGTTAAATACCGTAGGTCCTATCGATCAACCATTCGTTTGGATGAACAAAATGTATTTATTACCATTGTACACTGTAGAAGTTGCTAAAAACCCTCAGTTAATTCAATCACCAGGTTATTAA
- a CDS encoding acyl-CoA thioesterase, translated as MDKQKTPNDSLTILTNVVLPNETNHLNNMFGGELLSRMDRACSIAARRHAETARVVTASVNRVDFKEPIPLGSIVKVVAKVTRAFTSSMEVIADVWVEDTSSGEKRKTNVGIYTFVAVDANNKPIEIPKITPQSEQETDRYEQALRRKQLSLLLSKKIQPSEVPDLKDFLFPEE; from the coding sequence ATGGATAAACAAAAAACACCAAACGACTCACTTACTATACTCACCAATGTCGTTTTGCCTAACGAAACCAACCACTTAAACAACATGTTTGGAGGCGAGCTCCTTTCTCGCATGGACAGAGCCTGCTCTATCGCCGCTCGTCGCCATGCCGAAACTGCCCGCGTGGTTACTGCTTCGGTAAACCGTGTAGATTTCAAGGAACCAATTCCACTGGGGAGCATTGTAAAAGTAGTGGCAAAAGTTACGCGTGCATTTACCTCAAGTATGGAAGTGATTGCCGATGTTTGGGTAGAAGACACTTCGTCTGGCGAAAAAAGAAAAACCAATGTTGGAATCTACACATTTGTGGCAGTAGACGCCAACAATAAGCCTATCGAAATCCCGAAAATTACGCCACAATCGGAGCAAGAAACAGATCGCTATGAGCAAGCACTTCGTCGCAAACAATTGAGTTTACTTTTAAGCAAAAAAATTCAGCCGAGCGAAGTTCCAGATTTAAAGGATTTCCTTTTCCCAGAGGAATAA
- a CDS encoding L-threonylcarbamoyladenylate synthase: protein MAKVLKIHPENPHSRAIEQVVDALKNGAVIIYPTDTVYGLGCDIFNQQAMEKLAKLKGLKLDKSQFSIVCNDLSHLSTFTRPIDNTTFRLLKRALPGPFTFILKANNSLPSYYKSRETVGIRVPDHKVPHAIVNMLESPIASTSLLVSEDEDEKEYYTDPELIAEKYDKLVDIVIDSGKGGLVASSVVDLSEGDGAYEVLRQGKGDIEDYI, encoded by the coding sequence ATGGCAAAAGTATTAAAAATTCACCCAGAGAACCCGCACAGCAGAGCGATAGAACAAGTGGTAGATGCCCTAAAAAACGGAGCGGTAATTATTTATCCTACAGATACAGTTTATGGGCTTGGATGCGACATTTTCAACCAGCAGGCCATGGAGAAATTGGCAAAGCTAAAAGGTCTAAAATTAGATAAATCACAATTCTCCATTGTATGTAATGATTTAAGCCATCTTTCAACTTTTACAAGACCTATCGACAATACAACCTTTAGATTATTAAAAAGAGCTTTGCCTGGTCCTTTCACCTTTATTTTAAAGGCAAACAACTCTCTACCGTCTTATTATAAATCCAGAGAAACAGTAGGAATCCGCGTGCCAGATCACAAAGTGCCACACGCCATTGTAAACATGCTAGAAAGTCCTATTGCCTCAACCTCATTATTAGTCTCTGAAGATGAAGATGAAAAAGAATACTACACAGATCCTGAATTAATCGCTGAAAAATACGATAAATTAGTAGACATCGTGATAGATAGTGGAAAAGGCGGTTTGGTAGCCTCTTCGGTAGTAGATTTATCCGAAGGCGATGGAGCTTACGAAGTCTTAAGACAAGGAAAAGGCGATATCGAAGATTATATTTAA
- the idi gene encoding isopentenyl-diphosphate Delta-isomerase — translation MNTPKEEQVVLINEQDQVQGLMGKMQAHQEGVLHRAFSVFVFNDKNETLLQQRAHGKYHSPGLWTNTCCSHPRENETYAEAAHRRIQEEMGFDCELKPAFHFIYKADVGLGLIEHELDHVFVGNFDGTPIPNPEEVADFKWISMDDLVKDVAQNPQNYTEWFKIILNQYLQHLNNQ, via the coding sequence ATGAATACCCCAAAAGAAGAACAAGTAGTTTTAATCAACGAGCAAGATCAAGTGCAGGGTCTTATGGGCAAAATGCAAGCGCACCAAGAAGGCGTTTTGCATCGTGCTTTTTCCGTTTTTGTATTTAATGATAAAAACGAAACGCTTTTGCAACAACGCGCACATGGCAAATACCACAGCCCAGGATTATGGACAAACACTTGTTGCAGTCACCCACGAGAAAATGAAACTTATGCAGAGGCGGCACATCGCCGAATTCAGGAAGAAATGGGATTTGATTGCGAATTAAAACCTGCTTTTCATTTTATATACAAAGCCGATGTAGGTTTGGGGCTTATCGAGCACGAGTTAGACCATGTTTTTGTAGGAAATTTTGACGGAACACCGATTCCAAATCCAGAAGAAGTTGCTGATTTTAAATGGATAAGTATGGATGATTTGGTGAAAGATGTTGCTCAAAATCCGCAAAACTACACCGAGTGGTTTAAAATTATTTTGAATCAATATCTTCAACATTTAAACAATCAATAA